The following proteins come from a genomic window of Finegoldia magna ATCC 29328:
- a CDS encoding ECF transporter S component: MKIKTHKLVQCAVLAALCFITFTYLQIKVPVPGGDFTSIHFGNVFLVLAALLLGGLYGGLAGAIGMTIADIMDPVYIMVAPKTFVLKLCIGLIVGAIAHKSKKINESNDNKYILKWAVIASCAGMLFNVFADPLVGYFYKLYVLGQPQQIASALAKISAGVTFFNAVVTVIVANILYMAVRPVLKRSHLLD, encoded by the coding sequence TTGAAGATAAAAACTCACAAGCTTGTTCAATGTGCAGTGCTTGCTGCATTATGTTTCATCACGTTCACTTATTTGCAAATCAAGGTGCCAGTTCCGGGTGGAGATTTCACATCAATCCATTTTGGTAACGTGTTCTTGGTTTTGGCTGCGCTTTTACTCGGCGGTCTTTACGGTGGACTTGCTGGGGCTATCGGAATGACTATCGCAGATATCATGGATCCTGTGTATATAATGGTTGCTCCGAAGACTTTCGTGTTGAAGTTGTGTATTGGTTTGATTGTGGGAGCAATCGCTCACAAATCCAAGAAAATCAACGAATCTAACGACAACAAATACATTTTGAAGTGGGCTGTTATCGCTTCATGTGCAGGAATGTTGTTCAATGTGTTTGCTGATCCATTAGTAGGTTATTTTTATAAATTATATGTCTTGGGTCAACCACAACAAATAGCATCTGCATTGGCGAAAATCAGTGCCGGTGTAACTTTCTTCAATGCTGTTGTGACTGTTATCGTTGCAAATATTTTGTACATGGCAGTGCGTCCAGTGTTGAAACGCTCACATTTATTGGATTAA
- the relB gene encoding type II toxin-antitoxin system RelB family antitoxin, whose amino-acid sequence MSRKINVRFNENEINALKKIADTHGVGLSTMIKTLALEKLSDDYDIKVIKEYEESKKNKKIELVDHDDAWKEIDQ is encoded by the coding sequence ATGTCGCGTAAAATTAATGTAAGATTTAATGAAAATGAAATAAATGCGTTGAAAAAAATTGCCGACACTCATGGAGTAGGACTGTCAACAATGATTAAAACCCTAGCACTTGAAAAGTTATCGGACGATTATGATATCAAAGTAATAAAAGAATACGAAGAATCCAAGAAAAACAAAAAAATCGAATTAGTCGATCATGATGATGCTTGGAAGGAAATAGACCAATAA
- a CDS encoding cation transporter — MKRRYTLENLGCANCAAKMEEKIKELDGVNSVTVNFITTKMVLDVEDDKFDTVLAQAKDIIKSIEPLVEVK; from the coding sequence ATGAAAAGAAGATACACATTAGAAAATTTGGGATGTGCAAATTGTGCAGCAAAAATGGAAGAGAAAATTAAGGAATTGGACGGAGTAAATTCTGTTACTGTGAATTTTATCACTACAAAAATGGTGTTGGATGTAGAAGATGACAAGTTTGATACTGTTTTGGCGCAAGCAAAAGACATTATCAAATCAATTGAACCTTTAGTTGAAGTGAAATAA
- a CDS encoding heavy metal translocating P-type ATPase, which translates to MNKEIKLTIVSAILFAIGFFIEQPYVKLAVFAVSYLIVGIPVIKLAFLNLKNGQLFDENFLMMIATVGAFIIGEYAEAVAVMLFYQIGEIFQDKAVGKSRDSIKELMDIAPTFANLKTEDGYDKVDPYDVSVGDIIVIKPGEKVPLDCVVVDGSSMVDTKALTGESVPITVAKGEELLSGYIVVDKVLNAKVTKDFENSAVTKILDLVENASSQKSQQEKFITKFARVYTPVVVFVAAALAILMPLILKQPFQVWLYRALTFLVISCPCALVISVPLSFFSGIGASSKAGILVKGSNYIEKLAETDTVVMDKTGTLTQGVFKVVEAKSVGFSDEEMLQYVASAEKSSNHPIAQSIIDYYGDKEYLNLDSAENIAGQGIQAVINGKQILAGNAKLLKDVEFEPIDTTDTVVYVAIDGKFAGYIKIADKIKQDSAQAIVDMKNVGIKKTYMLTGDNESVAKSVAENLKIDEYKSKLLPQDKVEIVKDLIEKGRKVAFVGDGINDAPVLALSDVGISMGQIGSDAAIEASDVVIMTDELTKIAQAIKISKKTLKIAKQNAYFAIGVKIIVLILSALGLTNMWAAIFADVGVTVLAILNSFRAMRVS; encoded by the coding sequence ATGAACAAGGAAATTAAATTAACGATAGTTTCGGCTATTCTTTTTGCAATTGGATTTTTCATCGAACAACCTTACGTTAAGCTTGCGGTGTTCGCTGTGAGTTATCTGATTGTGGGAATTCCAGTGATTAAGTTAGCGTTTTTGAATTTGAAAAACGGTCAGTTATTTGACGAGAATTTTCTGATGATGATTGCAACTGTGGGTGCGTTTATCATTGGAGAATACGCAGAAGCTGTCGCTGTTATGCTTTTTTATCAAATCGGGGAGATTTTTCAAGATAAGGCTGTTGGGAAATCTCGTGATTCAATCAAGGAATTGATGGATATTGCGCCTACTTTTGCGAATTTGAAAACGGAAGATGGCTACGACAAGGTGGATCCTTACGATGTGAGCGTGGGAGATATTATCGTGATTAAACCAGGAGAGAAAGTTCCGTTGGACTGCGTGGTAGTAGATGGAAGCTCCATGGTTGACACGAAGGCGTTGACTGGAGAAAGTGTTCCAATCACAGTCGCAAAAGGCGAAGAGCTTTTGTCGGGTTACATCGTGGTGGACAAGGTTTTAAATGCGAAAGTTACCAAGGATTTTGAAAACTCTGCAGTGACGAAGATTTTGGATTTGGTGGAAAATGCATCCAGCCAAAAAAGTCAACAAGAAAAATTCATCACGAAATTTGCAAGAGTATACACTCCTGTTGTGGTATTTGTAGCAGCGGCTCTTGCGATATTGATGCCTTTGATTTTGAAACAACCTTTCCAAGTGTGGTTGTATCGTGCGTTGACATTCCTTGTAATTTCGTGTCCTTGCGCACTTGTAATCAGCGTTCCGTTGAGCTTTTTCTCAGGAATTGGCGCGAGCAGCAAGGCTGGGATTTTGGTCAAAGGAAGTAACTACATCGAAAAGTTAGCAGAAACAGACACTGTTGTTATGGATAAAACTGGAACATTGACACAAGGCGTGTTCAAAGTTGTAGAAGCAAAATCAGTTGGATTTTCAGATGAAGAAATGCTCCAATACGTTGCGAGTGCTGAGAAATCATCCAACCATCCAATCGCACAATCGATTATTGATTATTATGGGGACAAAGAATATTTGAACTTGGACTCTGCAGAAAATATCGCAGGCCAAGGGATACAAGCTGTGATAAATGGCAAACAAATCCTAGCGGGAAATGCGAAGCTTTTAAAAGATGTTGAATTTGAACCGATTGACACTACAGACACTGTTGTCTACGTTGCAATCGATGGAAAATTTGCGGGATATATCAAAATCGCAGACAAAATCAAACAAGATAGCGCACAAGCAATTGTTGATATGAAAAATGTCGGCATCAAAAAAACATACATGCTAACTGGTGATAATGAATCAGTAGCCAAATCAGTAGCAGAAAATCTTAAAATTGACGAATACAAATCCAAGCTACTTCCACAAGACAAGGTTGAAATTGTAAAAGATTTGATAGAAAAGGGAAGAAAAGTGGCATTCGTAGGTGACGGAATCAACGATGCGCCAGTGCTTGCACTCAGTGATGTCGGAATTTCCATGGGACAAATCGGAAGCGATGCGGCAATTGAAGCGAGTGATGTCGTAATCATGACAGACGAGCTAACGAAAATCGCCCAAGCAATCAAAATCTCCAAGAAAACACTCAAAATCGCAAAACAAAACGCGTATTTTGCAATCGGTGTGAAAATAATTGTGCTAATATTATCGGCACTTGGACTTACAAACATGTGGGCTGCAATCTTCGCAGACGTCGGAGTTACAGTGCTTGCTATTTTGAATTCATTCAGAGCTATGCGAGTTAGTTGA
- a CDS encoding ArsR/SmtB family transcription factor, whose protein sequence is MNKYSYVHIKDVIDIDKFNDEKCEVTLIHEDNVKKAINELPDDELIADLSDMFKIFGDQTRVKILMALESGELCVCDIAAVMDMSQSAISHQLRVLKQSNIVKTRRQGKVVYYSISDDHVKEIFDIAIVHVQE, encoded by the coding sequence ATGAACAAGTATTCATATGTTCATATAAAGGATGTGATAGATATAGATAAATTCAACGATGAAAAATGTGAAGTAACGCTAATTCACGAGGATAATGTAAAAAAAGCTATCAATGAGCTTCCAGATGACGAATTGATCGCCGATTTGTCCGATATGTTCAAGATTTTCGGAGATCAAACAAGGGTGAAGATTTTGATGGCGTTGGAAAGTGGAGAGTTGTGCGTGTGCGACATTGCAGCTGTGATGGATATGAGTCAGTCTGCTATTAGTCACCAATTAAGGGTGTTGAAACAAAGCAACATTGTGAAGACTAGACGTCAAGGAAAAGTTGTGTATTATTCGATTTCGGATGATCATGTGAAAGAAATTTTCGACATTGCGATAGTACACGTGCAAGAATAA